The genomic region ttcaCTGTTAACAGGTCTGCCACCACTCCCTGGGCTACCCCAGTGTCTCCAACCTGCAGCTCAGGGAGGCCAGGAGGACCCAGACCCCTAGCCTGGGGACGTCTGTGTGCCCGGTTCATCCGCTGAGACTGCAGGATAACCCAGAGTCTATCCTTCCTCCACACGTCCTGGAGGACAAATAACTACAGAAGGACAAGGTATTGTCAAACCTTTATCACATGCTGGCCCTTCCGGACACCTTCACTTAACCGCCACAGTGAGGGAACAAGCAGGTGCTATTagcaaccccattttacagaggataaAACTGAGactaggaggacttccctggtggtccagaggttaagactctgtgctttcactgcaggggaccagggttcgatccctgattggggaactggatcccacatgctacaagtaAGAGTTTATATGTCACAACtgggacccagagcagccaaagaaataaatatttaaaaaacaaaaactgagattAGGGGCTGGCCACAGTCCTATGGGCAGCAAATGAAGAGAGGGAATTGAGCTACAAAGAGTGCAGAGAAGTTCAGAGGGTGGTTGgggaggcagagagcagagggccagagaggaggctgggctcagatagtgttagttgctcagtcgtgtccgactctttgcgaccccatggactgtagcccaccaggctcttctgtccatagggttccccaggtaagagtactggagtgggttcaggcctgacccaaggatcaaacccgggtgtcctgcattgcaggaggattctttactgtctgagccaccaaggagctCAAATAAAATGCACACAAATGAAAAATGGCCCCTTAATATCTACCGATGATGAATACTGCCAACACAAGCACACATTTACTAGCTCCTACTGCATGCCAGGACCCAGCGCACTTTAGGGCAGCCAGTCTCAACAGGCCTGGGAAGGAGACTCTGCCATCACGCCCACTACACAGAAGAGGAGGCGGCTCAGACAGGCCAACAAGCAAGCCTGCAGCCACACAGCCCTGGTCCTCAGCCTTTGTGCTACCCTGCATGTGACCAACCAACGTGGGAGGCAGGAGAGCTGTCTTTTGTCCCTGCCCCGCAGCCACCCTCCAGTGGCCCTGGGCAGAACCTGGGTGGCGTGCTTTGGTGCCCCCACCCTTTGTCACCATAAATGAACAAGAACTGTGTACCCTTGGGCCTCTAAAGTTTACACAGGCCTGTGCCCAGGTGCCAGGAAGCAAACGCACCTTTAGGGATAAACTTCAATGAGCTGCTGAAAATTCAGAAGCGGGACTGTCCGCGCTTGGGGCCATCGTTCAGGAACTCATGGCCCAGCCCGTTGCCACACCTGCCACAGGATACCTGGGGAGACAAGGCAGCCATAAAAACAGCTACAGCCACGGCCCCCGCAGTGGGGGTCCTCACACCCATTTCCCAAGGTAACTGCTGTCGGCCCCATCTCACAGCCTCCCCGGAAAGCTGTTGTTTCCCTGTCCTCACCAAGACCCCAGGGTCACCCAATAATTTGGGGTGGCAGCTCCCCAGCTGAGGCCAGAGGCCTGGAATAGACAGACGCTAGGCCCCCGCAGCTGAGGGGGAGCAGCAGGAAGGGGGGCCTGGTTCCGGGTCCCCCTGACCAacacccctcccctgcctccctgctgCTACCACTCACCTTTATGGCTCCAGGCCGATTGTGCTCTGGCCGCTTGGCCACACTGTCAGCATGGATGGTCTCAGTGAACGCCGGCCATGGGGATGAGTGTGCGTACTTGGAGCGGCTGGAGAAGAGCTCATAGCCACACTTGGCACACACGTAGATACCTGGGGCGGAAGGGAGGCAAGAGCAGAGATGCTGGCTCCAACACCTCGGGGGAGAGCTCCCAAATCCTGGGCGAGACCCCAGGAAAGGACAGCAGGACCCGGGTTACTAGGTGGGCTGCACATCCTCCCCATGTACCCACCCACCACCCACAGGCCTGGACATCAACTCTGTAGGGGAGACACGGCATGGAGTTCATGTTGAATGGTTCTGAGCCTGTGCCAGAGACCAGGAGAGTCACTTTTCACACTTATCTCACTGGCTCTTCTTAACAACCCTGTGACGCaaatgttcccattttacagatgaggaagctgaggtgcaGGCATACAAAACATTCAGCTACAGGGTGTGCCGCCAGGAAGGAACTCAGGCAGTCTGATGAGGACACAGCTCTGCCCCCCAAACATGCAAACAGGCCCCACCACCACTagcccacctcccttcccatgtGGCTGACCCTCTGCCCAAAGAAGCCTTGAGCTGGATGCCCAGCCTCGGGCCTGCtctccaaacaggaaaagaaagatcCCAGCAAAAACACTTCCGGTCCAGACAGAGGGCCCAGGAAGACAGAGGGGCAGGGAGAAAAATGGGTTAAACTATCCCCAAAAGATCACtttgagggggggaaaaaaggttGCAAAATTGACTTGCAGAACAGGAAACTACTTGGGGGTCCCTCAAGGGGTACTGAGTCACCTTTTGCCCCCTGCCGGCCTAGAGACAATCTACCCTAGAGTCCATGACAACTCAGCGTTTACCAGTaatttgaggaagaaaagaggaaccaGGAGGTACTGTGGAAGTGAGGTTTCTAGTGTGGCTGAGTACCCGGAGGACAACCCCAAGTCCCACAACCAGAGGGTCCTATGTCGCAGCTGGCTCACAGAGATGCCAGGTGTCACAGCCCAGTCCCCTAGAGAGTTGACACCCAAGAAACCCCGCCCCGGGGTAGGTCGCAGCTCTAGTCTTGCCTGTGGACATATTTTTACCAAATTAGTCCATG from Bos javanicus breed banteng chromosome 25, ARS-OSU_banteng_1.0, whole genome shotgun sequence harbors:
- the MSRB1 gene encoding methionine-R-sulfoxide reductase B1 isoform X1, yielding MSFCSFFGGEIFQNHFEPGIYVCAKCGYELFSSRSKYAHSSPWPAFTETIHADSVAKRPEHNRPGAIKVSCGRCGNGLGHEFLNDGPKRGQSRFUIFSSSLKFIPKAEETSASQGQ